AGGAGTTGCGGCCCGGCCTCCTTGTAGTCGAACCGCGCCACCCAGTGCTCGGAGTGCTCGCGGAAGAATTCCTGGAAGGCCGCCAAAAGCTTCCCCACCTCCAGCCCGCCGTCCGCGTCCACGTACCAGGCCATGTCCTGCACCAGCCCGGCCTGGGCCGCGTAGGTCAGCTCCCGCGGCACCACCTCGGCGTAGATGGGATTGGCGATGCGAAGCGGGCCGTCGCTCGCCACCAGCCCCAGGTCCCGGACGTATTCGAGGTCGCGGGCCGAGAACTCGCGCTCGTCGCCGCCGCTCAGGAGCGGCCCCATCACCCGGCGCACCCGGTCCTCCTGGAGCTTGTCCGCCAACTGGTCCAGGTGGGTCTCCCGGCGCGAGATGAGGCGCTCCCGCGCTTCGGTGACCGAGGCCGCGGTGACCGGCCGGCTGCGGTCCCGCCCCGGCTTGTGGCGGAAGCAGGCGTCGTAGGCCAGCGCGTTGACCAGCCACGGCTGGCCCTGTGTCAGCCGCCAGACCTCGGCCAGTGCGTCTTCGGTGAACGTCTGCCCGGTCTCCTCCGTGTGCTGCGCCAGCAGCCGGCGCGTTTCGGCCTCGGAGAAGTCGCCCAGGCGCAGCGACTCGGCCTTGACGTTGAACGCGCTGCCGCCGGCGACCACCTGCTTCTCGGCGCTGGAATGGATGCGGTAGTCGCGCACGTCGCGCACCCCGCAAAGGAGCACGCTCTGAGGAAAGCTCCCGGGACGCTGGACGTATCCCGCCCGAAGCTGGCGCAGCACCGACAGCAGGGTGTCGCCCACCAGCGCGTCGATCTCGTCGATGAGCAGCACCAACGGCCTCGGATCGGCCTCCGACCAGCGACTCAGCGTCTCGCGGAGCGCGCCGCCCGGACCGGCCGTGGCCAGGATGCCGGGCCAGGCCTCGCCCAGGAATTCGTCGTTGAGCGTGGTGCGCGCCCAGAACGCCAGCTCGCTCAGAATGGCGCGCATGGCCGGCTCCAGGTCCTCGCGCGCGGCTTGGGCGGCCTCGACGTTGGCGTAGACGCAACGGTAGGAGCCTTCGGCGCCGCCGTTCAACAGATCCCGCAAAGCCAACAGGGCCGAGGTCTTGCCGGTCTGCCGGGGCGCGTGCAGCACGAAGTAGCGCTCATCGCGGACAAGGGCCAGCACCTCGTCCAGATCGAACCGGCTCAGCGCCGGGATGCCATAGTGCTTCTCGGGCCGAACCGGGCCAGTGGTATTGAAGAAGCGCATGGCCGCAGTATGCCACGTTCACGGACGGCCGCGCCAATGTTCCCCGCGGTCAGGTTAGAGCAGAGCGACAACGTCCCCTGTTTCCTCAAAGTGCCGCACGCGGCCCGTCCGTTTTGCGGCGCGGAAGATCGGGCAACGTGTACCGCAATCAGCAAGTTACTCTAGTTTCAGCGCCCCATCGGCCCGACGGTCGTCGTAATCGCCGCCGTGGCAAGGGGGCCGCGGATTCCTATTTCATTCGGCCCACCGCGCGGGAAGCCGCGGCTCCGTCGTGAGGATGGTCCATGAACACCTGCTGAAGGGCCGCCGGCGTGACGCTATCGTTCGGGAGGACCAGGCGGGCATCGGATTCGGGGTAGAAGCATCGAAACATCGCCTCGGCTTCCGTGTGGCCGAACGGCTGCAGGTCGATCCGTACGTCGACCCGACCTGGGCGCATCAGGGCCGGGTCCAGGTTCTCCGGAAAATTGGTAGTCATGAAGACCACCAGACCTTGCGGGCTCATGGCGCCGTCGAGTTGATTGAGAAGGTTTGACAGGGTGATCGGCGTATCGTCGTCGTCATCCTCTCCGCCGGCGGCGGCCGAGGCGACCCGCGTTCTTGTTGCGGCATCGATATCCTCGAGCACCATTATTCCGTTGATTCCACACCGCGCAAAGGCCTCCAGGAGGTCGTTGTCGTTCTTGAGCGACCCGACATTCAGAACGTACAGCGGCCTGCGCAAGTGGCTGGCCAGGGCGACGATCACGGACGTCTTGCCGGTTCCAGGTTCACCGGCCAGCAGGTATCCGCGACGGTACGAAACGCCCCGCTGCTCGTACCAGCGTTCCGCGTCATAGAACCAAGTCAGATCCCGCAGGATGCGCTCCCTGATCTCGGGCTTCATGATGACCGTGTCCAATGGCCGCAAGGCGCGCGTGGCGGCCAGTCGCCACCAGCGGTCCCAACTATAGATCTTCAGGACACTCGTCCCCGCAACGCCCTGCCGGGCCTCCTCGATGATCGCCCGGACCGTGGCCTGGCTCGTGCCCAACGTCCGCACCTGGAATCCCTCCACGGGATTCATTCCGGATCGCTGGTCGTCCAGGTACCGCTGGATGAAGACCGGCCTTCCATGAAAGAACAGTACATGGTGGCCATCCCCCAGGGTGATTTGGGTGCGCCGAACCCCTTCTACCTCGTCATCGTCGCTGTACGCAGTAACCCGTGTTCGGAGGCACCTGTCCATGTACGGCTGAACGCTCAACCACTCGCTTAACCACCAGAACACGTCCGTGTCGCTGAGGATGATTGTTTCCACGGTGCAGCGCCGCAGGAAGACGTTCCACAAGGTCACCGGGACATGTCGCAGGTAGTAACCGGCGGTCATGAAGGCCGAGGCGCCCACGACGCCCCCGAATACCTGGTTATGCTGCAATTGCTCAAGAATCCACTGATAGATTTCGGTCACGGTGGCTCTCCCGTCCTGGTTCGTGCCTCCTTTGTCTTCTCAACGGAGGCCGAAAGGCGCCCCTCGGTCCGGGCGAAAGCGGCGCCTCGGTGGCTCCGCGCAGCGTCGCCCTCGTTGACTGGTCAAACACCACCACTGTCGCCGCCAATACCAGCAGGGCGTACCCCCATAGTATAAATTCGAATCTCGCGGCGAGAACTTTAGTTCGTAATGTTACATTCTTGTTAAGAAACGATGTGCCCTTGCCTTGGAAGTAACGTGAGAATACTGATATATTACCTTTATCAGCCTTCTCAAGGAGCGTGAGCCATGAACGGCCCGGTTGTCATACCTCACAACATCGTGGCGCGGATGCCGAAGGCCTTGCGCATCGAATTGGGTGTCGATGCCGGCCGCGCGGACGAGGTTATCGCATTGACCGTCCCCTCACGAAATGCCGCCCAGGCGGTCCGCATGTTGCGGCTGTTGGCGTCCGACATGGATTCAGAACAGGAGCGGGCGCGGAGCGAGGAGCGCATGCACACATTGCTCGGCGCCATCGCCGATCTCGACCGACCTTCCGATCTGGAGGCCGATCTTGAAATAGACAATGCCCTGCTGCGGAAACAGTATCTCGACCAACACAAGACCTTGACCAGCGGACAGGTCCGGGAGGCTTCGGGACTGAAGACCCGGAATCCATCGGAGCCCGCGTCGCGCTGGAAAAGGCAGGGCAAGATCTTCGGCGTACCCGTCGGCAGGTCCGATCGCTATCCGGCGTTCCAGTTTATCGATGGCCGGCCGCGGACTGAAGTCACGGAGATCCTGACCTCGCTTCCCCGGTCCATGTCGCCTTGGCAGATTGCGTTCTGGTTTGCTACGGGGAATGGTTGGATCGAGAATGATGCGGCACCCCAGGATGCCCTTCACGACATGGCTGGCATACTGGCTGCCGCCGCCGATTTGACCGCCGACGACCTGGGTTGAACCGTGGAGTTCTCCATCCCTGTCCCCCCGGCGACACTGACTCCCCTTCCGCCTCTCGAACGGCTGCCGGCCGGCTCACGGTTACACCGAATTCACGGAATCAAATGGCGCAGCGCCCAGTTCAACGCCGGTAACCACCTGTCCCGCTTCGCTCCCATCAGAGATGCCGGAGGTCGCCGCATACCCGTCCTTTACGCCGGCAGGACCTTCGAAGTCGCGGCCTACGAATCACTCTTCCACGCCATGGAACCCGGCCATGGACTCCGTACCTGGCCAGCCGGCGAACTGACCAATCTGGCACATTCCACCCTGGAAACCGGTCGAAACCTCGACTTGGCTCCCCTATTCCAGAGAAATCTCACTGGATGGAACGTCTCCGACCTCGAGATCGTCAAAGCGCCGGCCCGATACTATCCGGACACCGCGCGGTGGGCCGAGGCCGTACATCGTTCAATCATGGATGCTTCCGGGATGGTGTGGATTTCCAACCGCGAGGGCAGCGACCGCTGTTACATCTTCTTCGGAGATCGCGTCGAAGAGGCGGACTTCATCGTCTCCCATCAACGCCAAGGCGACGACGAAAGCCTGCTGGCCGACGTGCGGCGCGCCGCGTCGCACGGTGGGATCACCATAACAATTTGACGAAGTGACGAAGCCCAACGCCCGTTTCACGCGGGCGCTTGGCCCAAGTGCAACAATCGAGCCCCGTGCCGTCCGCCTCCGGGGTTACGGCCCATGCGACGGCCTCACGGGTACCCCGTAGCGGTTCGTCAAAGTCACGCGCCGGTTTCGGTCCAAGACAGGATCGTCCGCTACAGCCCGTAGAGCCGGCGGGCGTTGTCGCTCAGGATCTTGCGCTTGACGTCCGCGGAGATGTCGGTGCGTTCCCGGAAGATCTTGATGGCGTCGACGTCGCTGGAGACGTCGGTGTGCCCGTAGTCGGTGCCGATGACGAGGCCGTCCTCGCCGCTCTCCTGCACGATGTAGGCGAGATCGTCGCTGTTCTCGCAGGTGACGAACATGCCGAACTCCGCCATGGCGTTCTCCGGCCACTCCCGTCCCAGGACCCGGCAACGTTTTTGGACCTCGTGAAGCATCCAGGGCACCCACTGGGCGCTGGCCTCGATGAACCCCCAACGCAAGTCCGGGAACACTTGCGGGATCTCGCTCAGCAT
This region of Deltaproteobacteria bacterium genomic DNA includes:
- a CDS encoding ATP-binding protein, whose translation is MRFFNTTGPVRPEKHYGIPALSRFDLDEVLALVRDERYFVLHAPRQTGKTSALLALRDLLNGGAEGSYRCVYANVEAAQAAREDLEPAMRAILSELAFWARTTLNDEFLGEAWPGILATAGPGGALRETLSRWSEADPRPLVLLIDEIDALVGDTLLSVLRQLRAGYVQRPGSFPQSVLLCGVRDVRDYRIHSSAEKQVVAGGSAFNVKAESLRLGDFSEAETRRLLAQHTEETGQTFTEDALAEVWRLTQGQPWLVNALAYDACFRHKPGRDRSRPVTAASVTEARERLISRRETHLDQLADKLQEDRVRRVMGPLLSGGDEREFSARDLEYVRDLGLVASDGPLRIANPIYAEVVPRELTYAAQAGLVQDMAWYVDADGGLEVGKLLAAFQEFFREHSEHWVARFDYKEAGPQLLLQAFLQRVVNGGGRIEREYGLGRGRTDLLIVWPQGERTRRFVIECKVLHKSLERTIADGLEQTAACMDRCAAEAGHLVIFDRDESRSWEDKLFHRREPVAGAGIEVWGM
- a CDS encoding AAA family ATPase — protein: MTEIYQWILEQLQHNQVFGGVVGASAFMTAGYYLRHVPVTLWNVFLRRCTVETIILSDTDVFWWLSEWLSVQPYMDRCLRTRVTAYSDDDEVEGVRRTQITLGDGHHVLFFHGRPVFIQRYLDDQRSGMNPVEGFQVRTLGTSQATVRAIIEEARQGVAGTSVLKIYSWDRWWRLAATRALRPLDTVIMKPEIRERILRDLTWFYDAERWYEQRGVSYRRGYLLAGEPGTGKTSVIVALASHLRRPLYVLNVGSLKNDNDLLEAFARCGINGIMVLEDIDAATRTRVASAAAGGEDDDDDTPITLSNLLNQLDGAMSPQGLVVFMTTNFPENLDPALMRPGRVDVRIDLQPFGHTEAEAMFRCFYPESDARLVLPNDSVTPAALQQVFMDHPHDGAAASRAVGRMK
- a CDS encoding RES family NAD+ phosphorylase — its product is MEFSIPVPPATLTPLPPLERLPAGSRLHRIHGIKWRSAQFNAGNHLSRFAPIRDAGGRRIPVLYAGRTFEVAAYESLFHAMEPGHGLRTWPAGELTNLAHSTLETGRNLDLAPLFQRNLTGWNVSDLEIVKAPARYYPDTARWAEAVHRSIMDASGMVWISNREGSDRCYIFFGDRVEEADFIVSHQRQGDDESLLADVRRAASHGGITITI